A genomic region of Alicyclobacillus sp. SO9 contains the following coding sequences:
- a CDS encoding recombinase family protein: MIAIYARVSTEEQAKHGFSLNDQIREGRRKAEALSGELVEYVDEGVSGELLDRPALSKLRQDLHRGLIDTVICLDPDRLSRKLMNQLILSDEIESRANLMFVNGDYAHTPEGQLFYQMRGAISQFEKAKINERMSRGRREKARQGRVLRDFHIYGYDYQQTTGQFVVNPREASVVQLIFNLFTKPPADVQGISGIANYLNRRGILAKRGGPFHRQVVRQMLMNRAYIGEFYQNKWNTEGMFANKYKKPDERVRQKKRPKEEWIKLPIPAIITDEQFYHASRLLEQARRRFAGISRHVYILSGLLVCGDCGNTLMGRKVRNWGKEVYVYTDRKSGSAVRTENLGCGTVLPCTTLDDIVWDEVINWVGLKTMNGTELKATNGTADEAVLWEDLESSRHEIEEQIQRINHDLQRTQLATERLLSFLYDPDLDSEAVRRKLKEFKVQYQKLLDQKTTLELDLKTSHAATSEERRRTMEQIWRRLRAPDEAINPEHKRQLVRTVVKNIYISNGGEAVDIYTF, from the coding sequence ATGATAGCGATTTATGCGAGAGTATCCACGGAGGAACAGGCGAAACACGGATTCAGTCTGAACGACCAGATTCGGGAGGGGAGACGTAAAGCGGAGGCACTGTCCGGTGAACTTGTGGAGTATGTAGATGAGGGCGTTTCGGGTGAGCTCTTGGACCGACCGGCCTTGTCCAAGCTTCGTCAGGATTTGCATCGAGGTCTGATTGACACGGTCATTTGTCTTGACCCAGACAGGCTCTCTCGCAAGTTGATGAATCAGTTGATTCTCTCCGATGAAATTGAATCGCGTGCCAATTTGATGTTCGTGAACGGGGATTATGCTCATACACCTGAAGGGCAGCTCTTCTATCAGATGCGAGGAGCTATCAGCCAGTTCGAGAAGGCGAAAATCAATGAGAGAATGTCGCGTGGCCGACGGGAGAAAGCTCGTCAAGGCCGGGTGCTGCGTGACTTTCATATTTATGGATACGATTATCAGCAGACTACTGGACAATTCGTGGTGAACCCAAGAGAGGCATCTGTCGTACAACTGATTTTCAACTTGTTTACGAAACCGCCGGCAGATGTGCAAGGAATCAGTGGAATTGCGAACTATTTGAACCGCAGGGGCATCTTGGCGAAGCGCGGCGGTCCGTTTCACCGCCAGGTTGTACGTCAGATGTTGATGAATCGGGCCTACATTGGAGAGTTTTATCAAAACAAATGGAACACGGAAGGAATGTTCGCAAACAAGTATAAGAAGCCCGATGAACGTGTCCGTCAAAAGAAGAGACCTAAAGAGGAATGGATTAAGCTTCCCATACCAGCCATTATTACTGATGAGCAGTTCTATCATGCGAGTCGATTGCTGGAGCAAGCGAGACGGCGTTTTGCCGGGATCAGTCGCCACGTATACATCCTAAGCGGACTGCTTGTATGCGGTGATTGTGGAAATACATTGATGGGTCGGAAAGTGCGAAACTGGGGAAAAGAGGTCTATGTATACACAGATAGAAAGAGCGGATCAGCAGTACGGACAGAGAATCTAGGCTGTGGCACAGTTCTTCCCTGCACTACTCTCGACGACATCGTCTGGGATGAGGTGATAAACTGGGTAGGGCTGAAGACAATGAACGGAACAGAATTGAAGGCAACGAACGGAACAGCCGATGAGGCTGTCTTATGGGAGGACCTTGAATCTTCTCGCCACGAGATTGAGGAACAAATCCAGCGGATAAACCATGATTTGCAGCGGACGCAACTTGCTACGGAGCGTCTGTTGTCATTTCTGTATGACCCGGACTTGGACAGCGAAGCAGTGCGCAGAAAATTGAAGGAGTTCAAAGTGCAATACCAAAAGTTGCTTGACCAAAAGACAACTCTAGAGTTAGACCTGAAGACCTCACATGCTGCGACAAGTGAGGAGCGCCGCCGTACTATGGAACAGATTTGGCGGCGCCTCAGGGCACCTGATGAGGCGATAAATCCGGAACACAAACGCCAACTGGTCCGAAC
- a CDS encoding sigma-70 family RNA polymerase sigma factor, which produces MSYQCNWRFITLPSDIQNEILMQLRTQKKTKKDISLYSPIGTDKEGNEITISDILGSDADQTENEVNKRIEIGNMHKLMNVLDGRERTVIELRFGLKDGKDWTQNEVADYLKISRSYVSRLEKRALLKMFHQAYAGERKRKPFVYRPKNQDTP; this is translated from the coding sequence TTGTCCTATCAATGCAATTGGAGATTTATTACGCTGCCTTCTGACATTCAGAATGAGATCCTAATGCAACTACGTACTCAAAAGAAAACCAAAAAGGATATTTCTCTCTACAGCCCAATTGGCACCGATAAGGAAGGCAACGAAATCACCATATCTGATATTCTTGGGTCCGACGCAGACCAGACGGAGAACGAAGTCAATAAAAGAATTGAAATTGGCAATATGCACAAATTGATGAACGTCCTTGACGGCCGCGAACGAACCGTCATTGAGCTTCGCTTTGGCTTAAAGGACGGGAAGGACTGGACACAGAATGAAGTGGCCGATTATTTAAAGATATCCCGTTCTTATGTGTCTCGCTTAGAAAAACGGGCCCTGCTCAAGATGTTCCACCAAGCCTATGCAGGTGAACGCAAGCGAAAACCGTTTGTGTACCGGCCGAAGAATCAAGACACACCATAA